Part of the Coregonus clupeaformis isolate EN_2021a chromosome 8, ASM2061545v1, whole genome shotgun sequence genome, tCTTCACCACCACTCCCCATCTatcttaacagagcttgagacaatctgcaaggaagaatgggagaaaatccccaaatccagatgtgtaaagctgatacagacatatcCAAGACGACTTAAAACTGTAatcaccgccaaaggtgcttttacaaagtgttgactcaggggtgtgaatacttaagtaaatgagatttctgtatttcatttttaataaatgtgcaaaacttTCTAGAAAAAAaattaatatttaatccatttcgaattcaggctgtaacaacaaaatgtggaataagtcatggggtatgaatactttctgaaggcactgtatacaataGTGTTCTAATTCGATTTAAATGTGTACAGTGGTGTGGTAACACAGCTCTTACTTGATGCCCGCCTGCACCACTCTGTTCTTGCAGGTGCGGTAGCAGGAGCACGCCAGGTTACATTCGAATATGAGAGGTGGTTCGATCTTATTGAACTCCTGGAGTAACCGGTGGTCCTGGTAAACACAGAAAACACATGTAGTCCCCCACAAATTAGATATAAAAGGttccacaattgacagtgcatgtcagagcagaaactatactacgaagtccaaggaactgtctgtagatctttgagatataattgtgatgaggcatatatctgtggacgggtataaaacaatttctagagttttgacagtttccaagagcacagtggtcaatcagtgcaattttgtaaatgccggatctcttATGGCCAGACGCATCATTCATCAAAAGAGAACATCATGTAAAACCCGCAAATTCAGACAAACAAAATGGTGTTCGCACTTAAATGTAGCATAAAGCTTACTTCCTTATtccattttttttacattattttcactgcatcagggaaaGCGTTCACAAACGTTTCGGCTTTACAGCCTTCTTCAGTGTGTAGGTTTCAATTCAAAACAGTATTTGTAAAGAACAACCGATGGGCAGCAGGTGCTTCTAATCAGGATTGCCACTCATCTGCCAATCAGAGATGTGGCTTTTCTACCTGTATACAAATTAGTCACAATGGGTATAGGAGCGGGCACGAAGGGCAACTCACGAATCAACCGCCCCAGGTGTCCGCTCACCTGAATACATCATATAAATTCATGAGACAGCCCAACACAAAGGACATCAGGCACAGCCGTTCATAAATATGTGGGGCCAACTCATAAACGATACGTAAAATCTGATATAAAAGAACACTGTCCATTTGTCTAAATGTAGCTTATAGGAAGGAGGTGAAATCTAATGATTTGTTTAAACAGTGTGGAGATACAGAATTTCATTTATATATCCACATGGTTTCTCTTTGGAGTAATTTGTTGTCGTAATCACCTCTACGTGGTGGATGAACTTTTTCGATCCCGATGCAACGCAATTCATTATTAGAATGATTTTGTTCTATAAAGTATCTCGCAACTGGCGAGGTGATATCTTGACGTCTAATAGTGGATTTATGTTCTCCAAAACGGGATGTTTTTCCAATATAAATCTTATTGCAAGAACACTAACAAATAAATAACTCCTTTAGTAGTGCAAGTTATACATGACTTTGTTTCCTTATGGTGCTACAAGAGGTACATGATCTACAGGGGAAGCATCCTTTCATGAATGCCTCTTCTCTCTCCGACTACATCTGATTTAACCAATATGTTTGATAGATTTCTTGATCGTTTATAGGTGAATAAAGGTGGATTCTGGAAGTCAGAATTTCAAGAGGAGTCTGATGATAATCTATGCCAATGTTTATTGACAATAGACTTGATGTCATTATGGCTATCATTGAAAGTAAGTATATAGTTTACAGAAAACTGTTTATTCTGTTTTTGTTGGGATTTATTAAGTAACTGGCTTCTGTTCAAGCTTTTAACTTGTTTTTAAGCTTTATCAAGCCAGGTATCAAGGTATCCTCTAAAGCGAAAACACTCAAGGAGATCATTTAATTGTCTATCATATTCTTCCTGTGTCGCAGATGCGACGCAGTCTATGAAGTTGGCTTACTGGTAAACCAATTTTTAGGGGGAGAGGTTGTAAAGCCGAATCATCTGTATACGTTATCCCGGATGCAGTGAAAATCCTTTTTTTTTTGTATCTAATAATTAAGTAAGCTTTATGCTACATCTTTTcagacgcatcattcacccaaaTTTCATAAAAATTGGGCCAGTGAAGTCTGAGGTATCACGTGGGTTAGCtagactcatatccctgagcatgtgTGGCAAATTTCAGCACTCTGATTCAAACAGATCATGAGATAAACATGTGCCCGTTATAGCGCCCCTGTGTGGTCGATATTAATGTTCTTGCATATGTTGAGTATTGACAGTGTTTGCAACACGTGTACCAAATTGTTACAATATGAATATCCacgtgaatgtttattggtcaatatcggccatgttgttttaggtactagtctggaaaatattgcACTGAGAGACCTTTGTCCATAGAGGCCACATATCAAGTTTTGTGCAGATCAGTCAGTCGGTGCCAGAAGAGTaagtgtttttcacaaaattcaaaACGGAGGGAAATCCATCATGACGGACCTTATGGATCCAGAGACACATTTTttccttgtgaggagagggacaTATGTACCGAATTTCATGACTTTAGTTAAAACTGGGTGAGGGCGTGACCCTTTCAAAGTTTGAATTTTCAATTTATTGTTATTGCGCCACCatctggccaatcagtgtaattttgtaaatgctgGATCTATATGGCAAGacacatcattcacccaagttttgtCAAAATagggccagtgctgtctgagatatcgtGTGTGACTAACGTACGAACGTACAACCGGATGGacggagacagatccacagtcccctccccaATTTCATAATGGGGGACAAAAAATGGAAATACAGTTTGTTACACTTTATTTGGAAAGTCCATCACAAATAATGTGTTCAACAAACTATCCACAGTTTAATAAGATATAATATGTACAATTTGAAGAACGAGAGCAAGATCTCTGAAAACCCAGGATATTTACAAGGTTCCAGTTTGTCAATTTCCTTAATCAAATATAAACTACAACCCCAACATTTACATACTTTTATATCCAAATAAAGTGGGCTGTAAAATAAATCATGTGTCACTAACCTTGTCGTACCAGCAGCGGATACTGAGCTGTCCACACAGACAGTTGCTGGAGGAGCAGTCATCTGTGCAGCTGCAGTGCTGAgggacagatacagacacaggaTGCATGCATGATCAATGATAACAAGTATCATATGTATGTATCATCTATAAGTGTGTGTTGTTACCGTATGTATGTACCTGTAAGTGCGTGATGTTGCGGTCAATGTTCATGGCTGAAGTCTCACAGTTCTCAGAGACGTACTTGTAGTCTGAGGGACATCCCTCATCATCCACTGCGTTCACACAGGGGATAGGCACATTCTCATACCCCTGGGCTACGTCACTGCTGATGATCTTCTCTGTACGAAGCATGCGATTGGCTATCCCCCTGCGCAGCTTTCTGTTTATCTGGAGTGACACCCAGACGGGCGAATCGGAACGCGCCAGAGAAAGAGGTGTGTCCCCTTCCCTGTTCATGATGTCAATGTCTGCCCCCCTAGAGAGGAAAAGCctgtagagagaggagataagCAATCAAACAAGGTGCTAAAGTTgcccttaggcacagatctaggatcagattacccacCCCATATGATAACCGCAACCATTAGGGGCGTAAAATGCTCAAATGACTTCAGATAAGTATCTACGGACAAATTCCTTCTATTCCAAACTAATAGACTACAAGAGTAACCGCTGGATGCGATTGACAGGGTATTGGGCTACTCACGTGACACACTCGAGGAAGCCCTCCCTGGAAGCGATGTGTAGGGGAGTGTCCCCGTGCATGTTGACAGAGGACAGCTGGCAGCCGGCGTTCAGGACCATCTCTGCTATCTCCACACAGCCTGCGAAGGATGCCCAGTGGAGACACACATTCATCtcctaatagagagagagagaggaggagagatttgTATCATCCCAGAGGGACTTTGATCACAATCaattaatgtaaaaaaaatatatatatatatatatatatatatatacacacagtgggggaaaaaagtatttagtcatccaccaattgtgcaagttctcccacttaaaaagatgagagaggcctgtaattttcatcataggtacacgtcaactatgacagacaaatttagaagaaaaaaaatccagaaaaccacattgtaggatttttaatgaatttatttgcaaattatggtggaaaataagtatttggtcacctacaaacaagcatgatttctggctctcacagacctgtaacttcttctttaagaggctcctctgtcctccactcgttacctgtattaatggcacctgtttgaacttgttatcagtataaaagacacctgtccacaacctcaaacagtcacactccaaactccactatggccaagaccaaagagctgtcaaaggacaccagaagcaaaattgtagacctgcaccaggctgggaagactgaatctgcaataggtaagcagcttggtttgaagaaatcaactgtgggagcaattattaggaaatggaagacatacaagaccactgataatctccctcgatctggggctccacgcaagatctcatcccgtggggtcaaaatgatcacaagaacagtgagcaaaaatcccagaaccacacggggggacctagtgaatgacctgcagagagctgggaccaaagtaacaaagcctaccatcagtaacacactacgccgccagggactcaaatcctgcagtgccagacgtgtccccctgcttaagccagtacatgtccaggcccgtctgaagtttgcatttggatgatccagaagaggattgggagaatgtcatatggtcagatgaaaccaaaatataactttttggtaaaaactcaactcgtcgtgtttggagaacaaagaatgctgagttgcatccaaagaacaccatacctactgtgaagcatgggggtggaaacatcatgctttggggctgtttttctgcaaagggaccaggacgactgatctgtgtaaaggaaagaatgaatggggccatgtatcgtgagattttgagtgaaaacctccttccatcagcaagggcattgaagatgaaacgtggctgggtctttcagcatgacaatgatcccaaacacaccgcccgggcaacgaaggagtggcttcgagagaagcatttcaaggtcctggagtggcctagccagtctccagatctcaaccccatagaaaatctttggaggggagttgaaagtccgtgttgcccagcgacagccccaaaacatcactgctctagaggagatctgcatggaggaatgggccaaaataccagcaacagtgtgtgaaaaccttgtgaagacttacagaaaacgtttgacctgtgtcattgccaacaaagggtatataacaaagtattgagaaacttttgttattgaccaaatacttattttccaccataatttgcaaataaattcattaaaaatcctacaatgtgattttctggatttttttttctcaatttgtctgtcatagttgacgtgtacctatgatgaaaattacaggcctctcatctttttaagtgggagaacttgcacaattggtggctgactactgtatatatatatatatttataaagaATTGGAGTCCTACAACCAAAATGACACTGACCTTCAATAAATGAAGTATAAAGAAGCAAATGCTGTCGTTTCAAGGATTTGTGCCTATAAATCCTACACATCTTCCTTCAAAATCAGTTTGGCCATTGTATTCCCATATGTTGTTATACCAGGACAAAGACTAACCTTGTCCTTGAGGGTGACATCAGCCCCCCTGTTAAGAAGTGCTCTGATGACCTTGATGTGCTTGTGCTCTGCAGCCCAGATGATAGGAGTCCAGCCTCCACTATCCTGAAAGCGGGATACAGCACATTGACTCAGAGGATAAGGGGACTGGACTATACAATGGTACTCAAGCCAATACAGCCAAACACAAGTACATTACATGGAACTGGTAGATAGATTAAACATACAGGTTTATTCTGGTGGTAATAGTTAACTCAGTCTATTGACTAATTAAGAACTACAGGTAACTAACACTACCAAGTGACACATGATACAGTATCTGTTATTGAGTACATTGAATGATTACTATCCCTACAAAGGAAGGTGTTAGTGCTACGCTAAGTAAAGGAGTATTACACTGCATAGACAAACATAACATACAGAGGGATTCAGTTTGAAATTAGACAAACTCTGGTTAGccgaagtaaaaaaaaaaaattacaacttTACATCAAATAAAGAGAATCATTATCTTCAACTGTGCATGCATAGTCTGAATCAAGATAAATTATAAACAATTATTCTCAGAACCCAGACAACGTGGTCATTGGACATGATGCAGTGCAAAGTACACAGTCGACAAAGAGTGACagactgataaaacacacacacactgacttgtTGGTTGTTGCCACCCTGTCTAGAGCCCAAGAGTgttcctctctcgctcttccccACCTGTGCGTTGATGTCCACCTGTCCCGTCTCCAACAAAAGGGTGACAATGTCCAGACTGCCCAGTTTGGCTGCGTGGTGGAGACCAGTGTAGCCATCTtcttcctggagagcagaggagggggagaagagagggaggaggggagaagagaggaaaatAAGGGAAAAGGGAGATGGAAAGAGAATGGAAAAAAATAGAATAGttgaggggaagaggagaaggagaaaagaCAATAGGAGAGGTGGACAGAAAAAATCTCATATTTTAATATTGTCAGAAGTGGATAATTTGATCGCAATCAAGATTGTATTAACATACCACCTACAGGTCCTAGCTATAGTTAGTCTATAATATATTATCCTGTTGACTTCTGGGGTGACTCAAGGTGATTATCAAATTCTTTCAGGTTTAAATCCTTTACGGCTCATGTTATTAGAGCCTCTACTAGTGTTAGCGGGTTGGCTTTGGTATAGGGGCTGTTTACCAGACACTCACAGTGTGATAGACGCAGGCTCCACTCTGGACCAGGTACCTGGTCACCTCTACATGGTTGTTGACGATTGCCTCCAGGAGAGGGGTCCTCATGGATTTGTCTTGGACGTCTAGTTTAGCACCTGCCTGTAAATAGACAATACATTTATTTGAGCACTCTGGTGAATAATAACTGTCTGAGTGACACTCTGATCCATATTTGGGTGAATAAGTGTAAAGGAGTCACTTTTATCATTGACCATAACGATAAAGAGCAGGGTCGTATTCATTTGGGGACACCGTAGTAAAACATTTGCAACAGAAAACTGCCTAATGAATATCACCCAGTTGTAATTGAAATGAAAAGGTTGTTCACCTGCACCAGCATGTAGCAGACCTCCAGCAGGCCTCTCTGGGCGGCAACGTGGAGAGCACAGCGTCTGTTCTGGGAGTCAGCCTGGTAGGCTGGGTCTATGCCCTCCACTGAACCAAACAGAGAGAGTAAGTGGAGTGGACGGGTTATTAGCAGCAGTAGGAGTCAATATCAACTCATTCATTCACTTGCACTTATGTGAAAGAACAGTGGTAACACGAGTTTCCAGAGCTGATGAAAGAGAGGACAAAACATGCAATCAGATCAGGAATGTATTTTATCTAACAGTAAAATACAAAACAGACTCCTTATGACACTTACTGAGCATGAGCAGAACTCGCTGCACCTCGCCCTGCTTGGCGGCTGGATAGAGCTGGCGGGGGTGAAACCTCAGCTTCTTCCTCCTGACCAATCACAACCAATAATCATCACGTGAGAACAGCTCCTATGTTATGGTTGTCAGGACTCTGTGTAAAATGCATCGCTCCCACATCTTTTCCTTGGACTAACCACTGACCCAACACCATTAAATACATTTCCCCAATTCAATCAGTTCAGAAAATTTTGAATTTCAACAAAGGGAGGAAAGATGGATGTATTTTCAAAGCATCTAAACAGGGCCCAAATCTAGCTGTAAGCAATTCCCATCAATCATTGATTTGCAATAAATAATGATATTCTATAAGACAGACCATTATTAGtctattttattattttgtcTCACTTCTCAGTGTCCTGGGTGAGAATGGCATTCTGCAGTGCCGCCCTACTGGGCCCTGGGGGAAGTGCACTGGGACAGACTGGCTTCCCATTGGGCAGACAGAGGGAGGGTCCCACACTGtccactcccccctcccctgGGGGGGCTGCGTTGACAGGCCCTGCTGCCACAGCGGCTTGGGGGGGCTGCTGCTCCGGGTCCTTCTTTATCACCCCACGCATCCTCGCACTGACAaatagagaggagaaagagagtgagtaaAAAAAGGCTGGGACAATTAGGGTGGTGCGAATATCCATAATTTCCACATGAATAGTTATCAAATAATAATGACACAGACACAAGCTCAAATCAATTATCCAGAAATACACAACAAGCAGAGCAAAAGCATCCAATGATTGCAGATTGAAGTGCAGTGTAGAAAATATCATACGGCATCCTACACTTAGTCATTTCACACATCttcatctccctccatcctcacCTGATAGGGCCCTCCGGCCTCTTCCCGTTCTTCAGCGCCCCTGTGGAGGCCGCCAGGGAGAGGGCCGAGGGGATGGGGTGTGGGAGGGAcggtgtggtggtggaggaggctgAGGTGGTGACCACTGTGACCGCAGATGCTGTGGGGGGGATGGTGACCTCTTGGGCCTCCGAGGCATCCTCACCACAGTGGGGGCAGAAGAGCATGCCTGTGCCCATGCCCCTGCCCCTCCCAGCCCCGAGCACTGTCACACAACCCCGGTGGAAGCGGTGGGCGATGCGCTGGTCCGGACAGCACTCTAGGAAGGTGCCCTGGGAGATCAGAGATAGGGAGGGGTGTGAGGGTTAAGACCAGGTCAAACATATGCTGTACATGCAGACTTATAATGCATTTCAAGTGTCTGCAGTggcctctctgtgtctcctctccatcTTTACAGATCTGAAAACACAAGCTAGGTCTAAGGTGAAAGCAATATGGAGGATGTCTACTTGGAAtttgctttcacctatccagtTCTTTGACATCAGATAGTATGTGTGATTGTGGGGGTGGCACAAAACCTTACCGCGATACAGAAGTATCCACATCCAGGGCAGCAGTGATGTTTGACCATATGTGACCGATGGCTctcgcacaacaccatgagggaaaCCCGACTGGACGGCCGCATGGTCTCCCCCTTCAGAATGATATTGGTACAGCCCACCAGCTGCGAAAGACAGAGGGAAAGTGAAAAAttgctggggcggcaggtagcttagtggttaagagcgttgtgccagtaaccgaaaggtcgctggttctaatccccgagccgactaggtgaaaaatctgtcgatgtgcccttgagcaaggcacttaaccctaattgctcctgtaagtcgctctggataagagcgtctgctaaatgacaaaaaaaataaaaatggccACCACTCCCTAAAAtatgatgtaaaaaatatatacaaaataagtAGTAAAGATAGTGgagctatatattttttaataagatcatctttgagaactaacaaccaCTAGAATAAAAACTAGACCAAcagggagaatctaaaattccAAAAATGTAATGGCATGGGACccctattgattttgttataatgtttgagtcactcacatttacattttagtcatttagcagacgctaatatccagagcgacttacagttagtgagtgcatacattttcatacttcgaTAGCATAAGAACACTGCATAAGCCATGGTAAAATGTGCAGAATTGCTAGAAATTTGCTCTAAATCTGCAaattctctccgccccatggcaaaatgtgtagaattgcaggctATTTGTTTAAAAACTGCTATTTTTTGTCCGTGTGGCCAAGAGGGCC contains:
- the LOC121571467 gene encoding histone-lysine N-methyltransferase EHMT2-like isoform X3, whose protein sequence is MANEQRGGECTFTRTTSNMSNFIGNMSASEKITKELSESDALETDPKVRLSSQSDGDTSTATAVITMETEPMGGMLSQSLFQEIQGDGSKNGEESERLSTTSSSVSGRNLAGHAAKTLPSTSSSLSSTSSPSGRAKMSVFGPGSKALPPHPSSSSPHPSSSSPPPVTGQTAKIHRARKTMNRPPPTQVRCIESPIVPVNPTDPTTSFTTESDTAAAKRRRLGQGYDGTPEKAESSIGTEQKADRVLREAARRRDSWLEDLEEDADEDEFLLYNPYARDDTDAAYSDSKSEDGGIEGRLHERDAEESGNMSDHSSESGPQRLGQRNKVSSDSPWTRPGRGKGRERAEGVEAGRVSAASALGGSCEYTEVALGSLDIAAADSLTLSPHHEGSDAGETERLEELPLCSCRMEAPRVDSASRRPNRLCMATESVNGELVGCTNIILKGETMRPSSRVSLMVLCESHRSHMVKHHCCPGCGYFCIAGTFLECCPDQRIAHRFHRGCVTVLGAGRGRGMGTGMLFCPHCGEDASEAQEVTIPPTASAVTVVTTSASSTTTPSLPHPIPSALSLAASTGALKNGKRPEGPISARMRGVIKKDPEQQPPQAAVAAGPVNAAPPGEGGVDSVGPSLCLPNGKPVCPSALPPGPSRAALQNAILTQDTEKRKKLRFHPRQLYPAAKQGEVQRVLLMLMEGIDPAYQADSQNRRCALHVAAQRGLLEVCYMLVQAGAKLDVQDKSMRTPLLEAIVNNHVEVTRYLVQSGACVYHTEEDGYTGLHHAAKLGSLDIVTLLLETGQVDINAQVGKSERGTLLGSRQGGNNQQDSGGWTPIIWAAEHKHIKVIRALLNRGADVTLKDKEMNVCLHWASFAGCVEIAEMVLNAGCQLSSVNMHGDTPLHIASREGFLECVTLFLSRGADIDIMNREGDTPLSLARSDSPVWVSLQINRKLRRGIANRMLRTEKIISSDVAQGYENVPIPCVNAVDDEGCPSDYKYVSENCETSAMNIDRNITHLQHCSCTDDCSSSNCLCGQLSIRCWYDKDHRLLQEFNKIEPPLIFECNLACSCYRTCKNRVVQAGIKVRLQLYRTEKMGWGVRALQDIPQGSFICEYVGELISDAEADVREDDSYLFDLDNKDGEVYCIDARYYGNISRFINHLCDPNIIPVRVFMLHQDLRFPRIAFFSSRDILTGQELGFDYGDRFWDIKSKYFTCQCGSEKCKHSAEAIALEQSRLARLEACPESETDPGLAMLGNS
- the LOC121571467 gene encoding histone-lysine N-methyltransferase EHMT2-like isoform X4, whose translation is MANEQRGGECTFTRTTSNMSNFIGNMSASEKITKELSESDALETDPKVRLSSQSDGDTSTATAVITMETEPMGGMLSQSLFQEIQGDGSKNGEESERLSTTSSSVSGRNLAGHAAKTLPSTSSSLSSTSSPSGRAKMSVFGPGSKALPPHPSSSSPHPSSSSPPPVTGQTAKIHRARKTMNRPPPTQVRCIESPIVPVNPTDPTTSFTTESDTAAAKRRRLGQGYDGTPEKAESSIGTEQKADRVLREAARRRDSWLEDLEEDADEDEFLLYNPYARDDTDAAYSDSKSEDGGIEGRLHERDAEESGNMSDHSSESGPQRLGQRNKVSSDSPWTRPGRGKGRERAEGVEAGRAVSAASALGGSCEYTEVALGSLDIAAADSLTLSPHHEGSDAGETERLEELPLCSCRMEAPRVDSASRRPNRLCMATESVNGELVGCTNIILKGETMRPSSRVSLMVLCESHRSHMVKHHCCPGCGYFCIAGTFLECCPDQRIAHRFHRGCVTVLGAGRGRGMGTGMLFCPHCGEDASEAQEVTIPPTASAVTVVTTSASSTTTPSLPHPIPSALSLAASTGALKNGKRPEGPISARMRGVIKKDPEQQPPQAAVAAGPVNAAPPGEGGVDSVGPSLCLPNGKPVCPSALPPGPSRAALQNAILTQDTEKRKKLRFHPRQLYPAAKQGEVQRVLLMLMEGIDPAYQADSQNRRCALHVAAQRGLLEVCYMLVQAGAKLDVQDKSMRTPLLEAIVNNHVEVTRYLVQSGACVYHTEEDGYTGLHHAAKLGSLDIVTLLLETGQVDINAQDSGGWTPIIWAAEHKHIKVIRALLNRGADVTLKDKEMNVCLHWASFAGCVEIAEMVLNAGCQLSSVNMHGDTPLHIASREGFLECVTLFLSRGADIDIMNREGDTPLSLARSDSPVWVSLQINRKLRRGIANRMLRTEKIISSDVAQGYENVPIPCVNAVDDEGCPSDYKYVSENCETSAMNIDRNITHLQHCSCTDDCSSSNCLCGQLSIRCWYDKDHRLLQEFNKIEPPLIFECNLACSCYRTCKNRVVQAGIKVRLQLYRTEKMGWGVRALQDIPQGSFICEYVGELISDAEADVREDDSYLFDLDNKDGEVYCIDARYYGNISRFINHLCDPNIIPVRVFMLHQDLRFPRIAFFSSRDILTGQELGFDYGDRFWDIKSKYFTCQCGSEKCKHSAEAIALEQSRLARLEACPESETDPGLAMLGNS
- the LOC121571467 gene encoding histone-lysine N-methyltransferase EHMT2-like isoform X2, which translates into the protein MANEQRGGECTFTRTTSNMSNFIGNMSASEKITKELSESDALETDPKVRLSSQSDGDTSTATAVITMETEPMGGMLSQSLFQEIQGDGSKNGEESERLSTTSSSVSGRNLAGHAAKTLPSTSSSLSSTSSPSGRAKMSVFGPGSKALPPHPSSSSPHPSSSSPPPVTGQTAKIHRARKTMNRPPPTQVRCIESPIVPVNPTDPTTSFTTESDTAAKRRRLGQGYDGTPEKAESSIGTEQKADRVLREAARRRDSWLEDLEEDADEDEFLLYNPYARDDTDAAYSDSKSEDGGIEGRLHERDAEESGNMSDHSSESGPQRLGQRNKVSSDSPWTRPGRGKGRERAEGVEAGRAVSAASALGGSCEYTEVALGSLDIAAADSLTLSPHHEGSDAGETERLEELPLCSCRMEAPRVDSASRRPNRLCMATESVNGELVGCTNIILKGETMRPSSRVSLMVLCESHRSHMVKHHCCPGCGYFCIAGTFLECCPDQRIAHRFHRGCVTVLGAGRGRGMGTGMLFCPHCGEDASEAQEVTIPPTASAVTVVTTSASSTTTPSLPHPIPSALSLAASTGALKNGKRPEGPISARMRGVIKKDPEQQPPQAAVAAGPVNAAPPGEGGVDSVGPSLCLPNGKPVCPSALPPGPSRAALQNAILTQDTEKRKKLRFHPRQLYPAAKQGEVQRVLLMLMEGIDPAYQADSQNRRCALHVAAQRGLLEVCYMLVQAGAKLDVQDKSMRTPLLEAIVNNHVEVTRYLVQSGACVYHTEEDGYTGLHHAAKLGSLDIVTLLLETGQVDINAQVGKSERGTLLGSRQGGNNQQDSGGWTPIIWAAEHKHIKVIRALLNRGADVTLKDKEMNVCLHWASFAGCVEIAEMVLNAGCQLSSVNMHGDTPLHIASREGFLECVTLFLSRGADIDIMNREGDTPLSLARSDSPVWVSLQINRKLRRGIANRMLRTEKIISSDVAQGYENVPIPCVNAVDDEGCPSDYKYVSENCETSAMNIDRNITHLQHCSCTDDCSSSNCLCGQLSIRCWYDKDHRLLQEFNKIEPPLIFECNLACSCYRTCKNRVVQAGIKVRLQLYRTEKMGWGVRALQDIPQGSFICEYVGELISDAEADVREDDSYLFDLDNKDGEVYCIDARYYGNISRFINHLCDPNIIPVRVFMLHQDLRFPRIAFFSSRDILTGQELGFDYGDRFWDIKSKYFTCQCGSEKCKHSAEAIALEQSRLARLEACPESETDPGLAMLGNS
- the LOC121571467 gene encoding histone-lysine N-methyltransferase EHMT2-like isoform X5, coding for METEPMGGMLSQSLFQEIQGDGSKNGEESERLSTTSSSVSGRNLAGHAAKTLPSTSSSLSSTSSPSGRAKMSVFGPGSKALPPHPSSSSPHPSSSSPPPVTGQTAKIHRARKTMNRPPPTQVRCIESPIVPVNPTDPTTSFTTESDTAAAKRRRLGQGYDGTPEKAESSIGTEQKADRVLREAARRRDSWLEDLEEDADEDEFLLYNPYARDDTDAAYSDSKSEDGGIEGRLHERDAEESGNMSDHSSESGPQRLGQRNKVSSDSPWTRPGRGKGRERAEGVEAGRAVSAASALGGSCEYTEVALGSLDIAAADSLTLSPHHEGSDAGETERLEELPLCSCRMEAPRVDSASRRPNRLCMATESVNGELVGCTNIILKGETMRPSSRVSLMVLCESHRSHMVKHHCCPGCGYFCIAGTFLECCPDQRIAHRFHRGCVTVLGAGRGRGMGTGMLFCPHCGEDASEAQEVTIPPTASAVTVVTTSASSTTTPSLPHPIPSALSLAASTGALKNGKRPEGPISARMRGVIKKDPEQQPPQAAVAAGPVNAAPPGEGGVDSVGPSLCLPNGKPVCPSALPPGPSRAALQNAILTQDTEKRKKLRFHPRQLYPAAKQGEVQRVLLMLMEGIDPAYQADSQNRRCALHVAAQRGLLEVCYMLVQAGAKLDVQDKSMRTPLLEAIVNNHVEVTRYLVQSGACVYHTEEDGYTGLHHAAKLGSLDIVTLLLETGQVDINAQVGKSERGTLLGSRQGGNNQQDSGGWTPIIWAAEHKHIKVIRALLNRGADVTLKDKEMNVCLHWASFAGCVEIAEMVLNAGCQLSSVNMHGDTPLHIASREGFLECVTLFLSRGADIDIMNREGDTPLSLARSDSPVWVSLQINRKLRRGIANRMLRTEKIISSDVAQGYENVPIPCVNAVDDEGCPSDYKYVSENCETSAMNIDRNITHLQHCSCTDDCSSSNCLCGQLSIRCWYDKDHRLLQEFNKIEPPLIFECNLACSCYRTCKNRVVQAGIKVRLQLYRTEKMGWGVRALQDIPQGSFICEYVGELISDAEADVREDDSYLFDLDNKDGEVYCIDARYYGNISRFINHLCDPNIIPVRVFMLHQDLRFPRIAFFSSRDILTGQELGFDYGDRFWDIKSKYFTCQCGSEKCKHSAEAIALEQSRLARLEACPESETDPGLAMLGNS